From Bombus vancouverensis nearcticus chromosome 15, iyBomVanc1_principal, whole genome shotgun sequence, the proteins below share one genomic window:
- the LOC117164348 gene encoding uncharacterized protein LOC117164348 gives MILANEFLFNRRTEDLTSRDTDDDKYSLLTGTSTSLQDSTGSTITGSIRANYERNFEDRILYGQSGARRFSYKKRKTCSGNGIFSAPPGVSPHHVKSSIIRRNTNGSRLIFVWPQKPPRSRLLRILAPLMHGILIGFLFMDAVHLWPGEFLPTSLPSMIPVPLPPVKCNVIEPRWFDNS, from the exons ATGAta CTtgcaaatgaatttttatttaatagaaGAACGGAGGATTTGACTAGTCGTGACACGGATGACGATAAATATTCTTTGTTGACTGGAACCAGCACATCTCTTCAGGATAGCACCGGAAGTACAATTACAGGCTCTATTAGAGCCAACTACGAACGCAATTTCGAAGATCGTATCTTGTATGGACAAAGTGGTGCTCGCAGATTTagttataaaaaaagaaagacttGCAGCGGAAATGGAATATTTAGTGCTCCTCCCGGCGTCAGTCCCCATCATGTTAAATCATCTATTATCCGTCGCAACACAA ATGGATCTCGATTAATTTTTGTGTGGCCACAAAAACCGCCAAGAAGTAGATTATTAAGAATATTAGCTCCTCTTATGCATGGAATCCTCATTGGATTTCTGTTCATGGATGCCGTTCATCTTTGGCCAGGAGAATTTTTACCTACGTCGTTGCCTTCCATGATACCCGTCCCTTTACCACCGGTGAAATGTAATGTAATTGAACCACGATGGTTCGACAATAGTTAA
- the mRpL43 gene encoding mitochondrial ribosomal protein L43 isoform X1, with amino-acid sequence MSNKHLFQKFGFLRAPFGIGVGRYVCQLQRITIKFCKSHGGSRGMRSFLEHDLIDYAKQNPGVVVYVKPRRHRNPILKAEYLNGETHWICVADYSRQDIIQWMELLKTQYHNGPDYRLLKLWHTDFPSIQGPWTPFTFKDPSLNQVKFPDKKIGEAIKLKPTATEKLIKLFEEQQEAEKLSEEIPVQKSVN; translated from the exons ATGtcaaataaacatttatttcaaaaatttggATTTTTGCGTGCACCTTTTGGCATTGGTGTCGGACGTTATGTGTGTCAGTTACAAAGAataactataaaattttgtaaaagtcACGGTGGTAGTCGTGGAATGAG AAGTTTTTTGGAACATGATTTAATTGATTATGCAAAACAAAATCCTGGAGTCGTAGTATATGTTAAACCAAGAAGGCACAGAAATCCAATTCTAAAAGCAGAATATT TGAACGGAGAAACACATTGGATATGTGTTGCTGATTATAGTAGGCAGGATATTATACAATGGATGGAATTATTGAAGACTCAATATCATAATGGCCCAGATTACAGATTACTTAAATTATGGCATACAGATTTTCCTTCTATTCAAGGACCTTGGACACCATTCACTTTTAAAGATCCATCTTTGAATCAAGTCAAATTTCCAGAT aaAAAGATTGGTGAAGCTATTAAATTGAAACCAACAGCaacagaaaaattaattaaattatttgaagAACAGCAAGAAGCTGAAAAGCTTAGCGAAGAAATTCCAGTTCAAAAAAGTGTTAATTAA
- the mRpL43 gene encoding mitochondrial ribosomal protein L43 isoform X2, protein MYLHKNIYYIFIICRSFLEHDLIDYAKQNPGVVVYVKPRRHRNPILKAEYLNGETHWICVADYSRQDIIQWMELLKTQYHNGPDYRLLKLWHTDFPSIQGPWTPFTFKDPSLNQVKFPDKKIGEAIKLKPTATEKLIKLFEEQQEAEKLSEEIPVQKSVN, encoded by the exons ATGTACctacataaaaatatttattacatttttatcatATGCAGAAGTTTTTTGGAACATGATTTAATTGATTATGCAAAACAAAATCCTGGAGTCGTAGTATATGTTAAACCAAGAAGGCACAGAAATCCAATTCTAAAAGCAGAATATT TGAACGGAGAAACACATTGGATATGTGTTGCTGATTATAGTAGGCAGGATATTATACAATGGATGGAATTATTGAAGACTCAATATCATAATGGCCCAGATTACAGATTACTTAAATTATGGCATACAGATTTTCCTTCTATTCAAGGACCTTGGACACCATTCACTTTTAAAGATCCATCTTTGAATCAAGTCAAATTTCCAGAT aaAAAGATTGGTGAAGCTATTAAATTGAAACCAACAGCaacagaaaaattaattaaattatttgaagAACAGCAAGAAGCTGAAAAGCTTAGCGAAGAAATTCCAGTTCAAAAAAGTGTTAATTAA
- the Gpat4 gene encoding glycerol-3-phosphate acyltransferase 4 isoform X2, producing MAPLWMVMSLAVSLLLTPFLMFLLAIIFLASIGKSLGVRRLYIKLLLTLFEYGRQNIENVKKKNGTWKQNDEDTDEEYESRHVEKQNVQNWKTESMQNGVSSTVIARSTDLILVPEPEMQNHKNHLEETKTENSQTPATSASKSETLIRRDSFETLKREFKPAICLDYIKAGVEAIIEDEVTSRFEAEELKNWNLLTRTNRHYEFISWKLTVIWICGFVMRYCFLLPLRIFICFVGVLYIVIATFLIGFLPNGFIKKWTYNKASLIAFRIMSQSLSATITIHNPENKPKPGGMCVANHTSAIDVPILSTQTTFSLIGQRHGGFLGILQRALARASPHIWFERCEVKDREAVTRRLKKHVSDPTNPPILIFPEGTCINNTSVMQFKKGSFEVGGVIYPVAIKYDPRFGDAFWNSSRYSMIQYLYMTMSSWAIVCDVWYLPPMYRNEGESAIDFANRVKSVIARQGGLVDLQWDGQLKRIKPKKELREKQQEELSKRLKDE from the exons ATGGCGCCGCTATGGATGGTTATGTCGTTAGCGGTTTCTTTACTTTTAACACCTTTTCTTATGTTTTTGCTTGCCATAATCTTTTTGGCATCTATCGGAAAGTCACTCGGCGTTAGaagattatatataaaattgctGCTAACACTATTTGAG TATGGCAGACAAAACATAGAAAACGTGAAAAAGAAGAATGGTACTTGGAAGCAAAATGACGAAGACACAGATGAGGAGTACGAATCGAGGCACGTCGAAAAGCAGAATGTGCAAAATTGGAAAACGGAGAGTATGCAGAATGGAGTGAGCAGCACCGTTATAGCCAGATCGACAGATTTGATTTTGGTACCCGAGCCAGAAATGCAGAATCATAAAAATCATTTGGAGGAAACGAAAACGGAGAATTCACAGACGCCTGCAACAAGTGCGAGCAAAAGCGAG ACACTCATACGTAGAGATTCATTTGAAACCCTGAAAAGGGAGTTCAAACCTGCAATCTGTTTGGATTACATTAAAGCTGGTGTAGAAGCTATTATAGAAGATGAGGTGACATCTCGTTTTGAAGCAGAAGAATTGAAG AATTGGAATTTGTTAACTAGAACAAATAGACATTACGAGTTCATCTCCTGGAAGTTAACAGTGATATGGATATGTGGATTTGTTATGCGATATTGTTTCCTTCTTCCCTTGAGGATATTCATTTGTTTTGTAGGG GTACTGTACATTGTAATTGCAACATTTCTTATTGGCTTCCTACCAAATGGTTTTATTAAGAAATGGACATACAACAAGGCTAGTCTCATAGCATTCAGGATAATGTCACAATCTTTATCAGCGACAATTACAATTCATAATCCAGAGAACAAACCAAAACCAGGAGGAATGTGTGTGGCAAATCACACTTCCGCAATCGATGTGCCTATCTTATCCACACAGACAACATTCTCCTTG atagGTCAGAGACATGGTGGATTTTTAGGTATTCTACAAAGAGCTTTAGCACGTGCTTCACCACATATTTGGTTTGAACGGTGTGAAGTTAAAGATAGAGAAGCAGTTACAAGACG ATTAAAAAAACACGTGTCTGATCCTACAAATCCACCGATACTTATCTTTCCTGAAGGCACTTGTATAAATAATACATCAGTTATGCAATTTAAGAAAGGAAGCTTCGAAGTTGGTGGAGTAATTTATCCTGTTGCAATAAAG TATGATCCAAGATTTGGGGATGCGTTTTGGAATAGTAGTCGATATTCAATGATACAATACTTATATATGACTATGTCAAGTTGGGCCATAGTATGTGATGTTTGGTATCTTCCTCCAATGTATAGAAACGAGGGAGAGAGCGCTATTGATTTTGCGAATAGAGTAAAGTCTGTGATAGCAAGACAGGGTGGCTTGGTCGATTTACAATG ggATGGTCAGCTTAAACGAATAAAGCCAAAAAAGGAATTGCGAGAGAAGCAACAAGAAGAACTTAGTAAACGACTTAAAGACGAATAA
- the Gpat4 gene encoding glycerol-3-phosphate acyltransferase 4 isoform X4, whose product MAPLWMVMSLAVSLLLTPFLMFLLAIIFLASIGKSLGVRRLYIKLLLTLFEYGRQNIENVKKKNGTWKQNDEDTDEEYESRHVEKQNVQNWKTESMQNGVSSTVIARSTDLILVPEPEMQNHKNHLEETKTENSQTPATSASKSETLIRRDSFETLKREFKPAICLDYIKAGVEAIIEDEVTSRFEAEELKNWNLLTRTNRHYEFISWKLTVIWICGFVMRYCFLLPLRIFICFVGIGQRHGGFLGILQRALARASPHIWFERCEVKDREAVTRRLKKHVSDPTNPPILIFPEGTCINNTSVMQFKKGSFEVGGVIYPVAIKYDPRFGDAFWNSSRYSMIQYLYMTMSSWAIVCDVWYLPPMYRNEGESAIDFANRVKSVIARQGGLVDLQWDGQLKRIKPKKELREKQQEELSKRLKDE is encoded by the exons ATGGCGCCGCTATGGATGGTTATGTCGTTAGCGGTTTCTTTACTTTTAACACCTTTTCTTATGTTTTTGCTTGCCATAATCTTTTTGGCATCTATCGGAAAGTCACTCGGCGTTAGaagattatatataaaattgctGCTAACACTATTTGAG TATGGCAGACAAAACATAGAAAACGTGAAAAAGAAGAATGGTACTTGGAAGCAAAATGACGAAGACACAGATGAGGAGTACGAATCGAGGCACGTCGAAAAGCAGAATGTGCAAAATTGGAAAACGGAGAGTATGCAGAATGGAGTGAGCAGCACCGTTATAGCCAGATCGACAGATTTGATTTTGGTACCCGAGCCAGAAATGCAGAATCATAAAAATCATTTGGAGGAAACGAAAACGGAGAATTCACAGACGCCTGCAACAAGTGCGAGCAAAAGCGAG ACACTCATACGTAGAGATTCATTTGAAACCCTGAAAAGGGAGTTCAAACCTGCAATCTGTTTGGATTACATTAAAGCTGGTGTAGAAGCTATTATAGAAGATGAGGTGACATCTCGTTTTGAAGCAGAAGAATTGAAG AATTGGAATTTGTTAACTAGAACAAATAGACATTACGAGTTCATCTCCTGGAAGTTAACAGTGATATGGATATGTGGATTTGTTATGCGATATTGTTTCCTTCTTCCCTTGAGGATATTCATTTGTTTTGTAGGG atagGTCAGAGACATGGTGGATTTTTAGGTATTCTACAAAGAGCTTTAGCACGTGCTTCACCACATATTTGGTTTGAACGGTGTGAAGTTAAAGATAGAGAAGCAGTTACAAGACG ATTAAAAAAACACGTGTCTGATCCTACAAATCCACCGATACTTATCTTTCCTGAAGGCACTTGTATAAATAATACATCAGTTATGCAATTTAAGAAAGGAAGCTTCGAAGTTGGTGGAGTAATTTATCCTGTTGCAATAAAG TATGATCCAAGATTTGGGGATGCGTTTTGGAATAGTAGTCGATATTCAATGATACAATACTTATATATGACTATGTCAAGTTGGGCCATAGTATGTGATGTTTGGTATCTTCCTCCAATGTATAGAAACGAGGGAGAGAGCGCTATTGATTTTGCGAATAGAGTAAAGTCTGTGATAGCAAGACAGGGTGGCTTGGTCGATTTACAATG ggATGGTCAGCTTAAACGAATAAAGCCAAAAAAGGAATTGCGAGAGAAGCAACAAGAAGAACTTAGTAAACGACTTAAAGACGAATAA
- the Gpat4 gene encoding glycerol-3-phosphate acyltransferase 4 isoform X1 — MAPLWMVMSLAVSLLLTPFLMFLLAIIFLASIGKSLGVRRLYIKLLLTLFEYGRQNIENVKKKNGTWKQNDEDTDEEYESRHVEKQNVQNWKTESMQNGVSSTVIARSTDLILVPEPEMQNHKNHLEETKTENSQTPATSASKSETLIRRDSFETLKREFKPAICLDYIKAGVEAIIEDEVTSRFEAEELKNWNLLTRTNRHYEFISWKLTVIWICGFVMRYCFLLPLRIFICFVGVLYIVIATFLIGFLPNGFIKKWTYNKASLIAFRIMSQSLSATITIHNPENKPKPGGMCVANHTSAIDVPILSTQTTFSLVMWLTACTAVVGYVPEGSFKRWLNYKVSIMCFGVLSSALSSVITYHNPENRPVRGICVANHTSPIDVLILMCDNCYSLIGQRHGGFLGILQRALARASPHIWFERCEVKDREAVTRRLKKHVSDPTNPPILIFPEGTCINNTSVMQFKKGSFEVGGVIYPVAIKYDPRFGDAFWNSSRYSMIQYLYMTMSSWAIVCDVWYLPPMYRNEGESAIDFANRVKSVIARQGGLVDLQWDGQLKRIKPKKELREKQQEELSKRLKDE, encoded by the exons ATGGCGCCGCTATGGATGGTTATGTCGTTAGCGGTTTCTTTACTTTTAACACCTTTTCTTATGTTTTTGCTTGCCATAATCTTTTTGGCATCTATCGGAAAGTCACTCGGCGTTAGaagattatatataaaattgctGCTAACACTATTTGAG TATGGCAGACAAAACATAGAAAACGTGAAAAAGAAGAATGGTACTTGGAAGCAAAATGACGAAGACACAGATGAGGAGTACGAATCGAGGCACGTCGAAAAGCAGAATGTGCAAAATTGGAAAACGGAGAGTATGCAGAATGGAGTGAGCAGCACCGTTATAGCCAGATCGACAGATTTGATTTTGGTACCCGAGCCAGAAATGCAGAATCATAAAAATCATTTGGAGGAAACGAAAACGGAGAATTCACAGACGCCTGCAACAAGTGCGAGCAAAAGCGAG ACACTCATACGTAGAGATTCATTTGAAACCCTGAAAAGGGAGTTCAAACCTGCAATCTGTTTGGATTACATTAAAGCTGGTGTAGAAGCTATTATAGAAGATGAGGTGACATCTCGTTTTGAAGCAGAAGAATTGAAG AATTGGAATTTGTTAACTAGAACAAATAGACATTACGAGTTCATCTCCTGGAAGTTAACAGTGATATGGATATGTGGATTTGTTATGCGATATTGTTTCCTTCTTCCCTTGAGGATATTCATTTGTTTTGTAGGG GTACTGTACATTGTAATTGCAACATTTCTTATTGGCTTCCTACCAAATGGTTTTATTAAGAAATGGACATACAACAAGGCTAGTCTCATAGCATTCAGGATAATGTCACAATCTTTATCAGCGACAATTACAATTCATAATCCAGAGAACAAACCAAAACCAGGAGGAATGTGTGTGGCAAATCACACTTCCGCAATCGATGTGCCTATCTTATCCACACAGACAACATTCTCCTTG GTGATGTGGCTGACTGCATGTACAGCGGTAGTCGGCTATGTTCCAGAGGGTAGTTTCAAGCGATGGCTGAATTACAAAGTCTCCATAATGTGCTTCGGTGTGTTGTCGAGTGCTCTATCATCAGTAATTACGTATCATAATCCGGAGAATCGTCCTGTTAGGGGTATTTGTGTGGCAAATCATACTTCACCTATAGATGTTCTGATACTCATGTGCGATAATTGCTATTCCTTG atagGTCAGAGACATGGTGGATTTTTAGGTATTCTACAAAGAGCTTTAGCACGTGCTTCACCACATATTTGGTTTGAACGGTGTGAAGTTAAAGATAGAGAAGCAGTTACAAGACG ATTAAAAAAACACGTGTCTGATCCTACAAATCCACCGATACTTATCTTTCCTGAAGGCACTTGTATAAATAATACATCAGTTATGCAATTTAAGAAAGGAAGCTTCGAAGTTGGTGGAGTAATTTATCCTGTTGCAATAAAG TATGATCCAAGATTTGGGGATGCGTTTTGGAATAGTAGTCGATATTCAATGATACAATACTTATATATGACTATGTCAAGTTGGGCCATAGTATGTGATGTTTGGTATCTTCCTCCAATGTATAGAAACGAGGGAGAGAGCGCTATTGATTTTGCGAATAGAGTAAAGTCTGTGATAGCAAGACAGGGTGGCTTGGTCGATTTACAATG ggATGGTCAGCTTAAACGAATAAAGCCAAAAAAGGAATTGCGAGAGAAGCAACAAGAAGAACTTAGTAAACGACTTAAAGACGAATAA
- the Gpat4 gene encoding glycerol-3-phosphate acyltransferase 4 isoform X3 has product MAPLWMVMSLAVSLLLTPFLMFLLAIIFLASIGKSLGVRRLYIKLLLTLFEYGRQNIENVKKKNGTWKQNDEDTDEEYESRHVEKQNVQNWKTESMQNGVSSTVIARSTDLILVPEPEMQNHKNHLEETKTENSQTPATSASKSETLIRRDSFETLKREFKPAICLDYIKAGVEAIIEDEVTSRFEAEELKNWNLLTRTNRHYEFISWKLTVIWICGFVMRYCFLLPLRIFICFVGVMWLTACTAVVGYVPEGSFKRWLNYKVSIMCFGVLSSALSSVITYHNPENRPVRGICVANHTSPIDVLILMCDNCYSLIGQRHGGFLGILQRALARASPHIWFERCEVKDREAVTRRLKKHVSDPTNPPILIFPEGTCINNTSVMQFKKGSFEVGGVIYPVAIKYDPRFGDAFWNSSRYSMIQYLYMTMSSWAIVCDVWYLPPMYRNEGESAIDFANRVKSVIARQGGLVDLQWDGQLKRIKPKKELREKQQEELSKRLKDE; this is encoded by the exons ATGGCGCCGCTATGGATGGTTATGTCGTTAGCGGTTTCTTTACTTTTAACACCTTTTCTTATGTTTTTGCTTGCCATAATCTTTTTGGCATCTATCGGAAAGTCACTCGGCGTTAGaagattatatataaaattgctGCTAACACTATTTGAG TATGGCAGACAAAACATAGAAAACGTGAAAAAGAAGAATGGTACTTGGAAGCAAAATGACGAAGACACAGATGAGGAGTACGAATCGAGGCACGTCGAAAAGCAGAATGTGCAAAATTGGAAAACGGAGAGTATGCAGAATGGAGTGAGCAGCACCGTTATAGCCAGATCGACAGATTTGATTTTGGTACCCGAGCCAGAAATGCAGAATCATAAAAATCATTTGGAGGAAACGAAAACGGAGAATTCACAGACGCCTGCAACAAGTGCGAGCAAAAGCGAG ACACTCATACGTAGAGATTCATTTGAAACCCTGAAAAGGGAGTTCAAACCTGCAATCTGTTTGGATTACATTAAAGCTGGTGTAGAAGCTATTATAGAAGATGAGGTGACATCTCGTTTTGAAGCAGAAGAATTGAAG AATTGGAATTTGTTAACTAGAACAAATAGACATTACGAGTTCATCTCCTGGAAGTTAACAGTGATATGGATATGTGGATTTGTTATGCGATATTGTTTCCTTCTTCCCTTGAGGATATTCATTTGTTTTGTAGGG GTGATGTGGCTGACTGCATGTACAGCGGTAGTCGGCTATGTTCCAGAGGGTAGTTTCAAGCGATGGCTGAATTACAAAGTCTCCATAATGTGCTTCGGTGTGTTGTCGAGTGCTCTATCATCAGTAATTACGTATCATAATCCGGAGAATCGTCCTGTTAGGGGTATTTGTGTGGCAAATCATACTTCACCTATAGATGTTCTGATACTCATGTGCGATAATTGCTATTCCTTG atagGTCAGAGACATGGTGGATTTTTAGGTATTCTACAAAGAGCTTTAGCACGTGCTTCACCACATATTTGGTTTGAACGGTGTGAAGTTAAAGATAGAGAAGCAGTTACAAGACG ATTAAAAAAACACGTGTCTGATCCTACAAATCCACCGATACTTATCTTTCCTGAAGGCACTTGTATAAATAATACATCAGTTATGCAATTTAAGAAAGGAAGCTTCGAAGTTGGTGGAGTAATTTATCCTGTTGCAATAAAG TATGATCCAAGATTTGGGGATGCGTTTTGGAATAGTAGTCGATATTCAATGATACAATACTTATATATGACTATGTCAAGTTGGGCCATAGTATGTGATGTTTGGTATCTTCCTCCAATGTATAGAAACGAGGGAGAGAGCGCTATTGATTTTGCGAATAGAGTAAAGTCTGTGATAGCAAGACAGGGTGGCTTGGTCGATTTACAATG ggATGGTCAGCTTAAACGAATAAAGCCAAAAAAGGAATTGCGAGAGAAGCAACAAGAAGAACTTAGTAAACGACTTAAAGACGAATAA
- the ATPsynE gene encoding ATP synthase, subunit E translates to MSSAEVAPRPLQVSPLIKFSRWTLLLTGIVYGAYHQRRLSKKENARREQELKEKPMKDAKLAAEKKKLAEAEIQMLNELFTPSPK, encoded by the exons ATGTCGTCTGCCGAAGTAGCACCCCGACCACTGCAGGTGTCCCCTTTAATTAAA TTTTCCCGATGGACTCTTCTGTTAACTGGGATAGTTTACGGTGCTTACCATCAAAGAAGACtgagtaaaaaagaaaatgccCGCCGTGAACAAGAACTTAAGGAAAAACCCATGAAAGATGCAAAATTAGCAGCAGAGAAAAAGAAGCTTGCTGAAg CTGAAATACAAATGCTGAATGAGTTGTTCACACCATcaccaaaataa
- the Dhpr gene encoding dihydropteridine reductase, which translates to MEAIIGRVFIYGGKGALGSTCVSKFKSKKWWVGCIDMKANDQADANVIVKPNSNWQEQEVDIMQQIGNILNGNKLDAIICVAGGWAGGNAANKDFIKNSELMWKQSVYSSSIAASIAAHHLKEGGFLSLTGAKAALAETPGMIGYGMAKAAVHQLTKSLAAKDSGLPKNSLVVSILPVTLDTPMNRKWMPNADTTKWTPLEFVADLFWKWSQNQERPANGSLLQLITNDNKTELITA; encoded by the exons ATGGAGGCAATAATCGGACGGGTTTTTATATATGGTGGCAAAGGTGCTTTAGGTTCTACTTGCGTTTCAAAATTCAAGTCGAAAAAGTGG TGGGTTGGCTGTATTGATATGAAGGCAAATGACCAAGCTGATGCAAATGTGATTGTAAAACCAAACAGCAATTGGCAAGAGCAG GAAGTTGATATTATGCAAcaaattggaaatattttaaatgGGAATAAACTAGATGCAATTATTTGTGTGGCTGGTGGATGGGCTGGTGGAAATGCAGCCAATaaagattttattaaaaacagTGAACTTATGTGGAAGCAGAGTGTGTACAGTTCAAGTATTGCTGCTAGTATTGCTGCCCATCATTTGAAAGAAGGAGGATTTTTATCATTAACTGGTGCTAAAGCAGCTTTAGCAGAAACACCAGGAATGATTGGATATGGAATGGCTAAAGCTGCTGTTCATCAACTTACTAAATCTTTAGCAGCTAAAGATAGCGGTCTTCCAAAGAATTCTTTGGTTGTTTCTATCTTGCCTGTTACTTTAGATACACCTATGAATAGAAAATGGATGCCAAATGCTGATACAACTAAATGGACTCCACTTGAATTTGTTGCAGA ccTCTTCTGGAAATGGTCGCAAAATCAAGAACGTCCAGCTAATGGAAGTCTCCTACAATTGATTACCAATGATAATAAAACAGAATTAATTACAGCTTAA